A segment of the Lolium perenne isolate Kyuss_39 chromosome 3, Kyuss_2.0, whole genome shotgun sequence genome:
CATGAGTAAAAAAATAACTGCAGTATATGAAACTAAACAAGGGAAGTACAACTTGTACCAACAAGTAAGTACATATATGAATACCAGATAAGTATATTTATATGGAGAATGACTGCACAAGCAAAGCAAGAATTAACATTGTATAAACTAATTCGAGATCTAAAGGGAAGCACAATTTCGCCACAATTAAGTACCACAAAAACAAAACGAAACATAAAATTACCTTGGGTTTCCTGAGGCAGTGGGGATTTCGGGGCAGGATCCATGACTAAAAAAAATAAAATCGACCTCTCCCAGTCAACGCGGAGATCAGAAGCACATGAACACGAACCCTGCAACCAACCACACATCAAAAAGCAAAAATCAAAACGAATTAGTCCGAGGAGAATGCAGCAGACAAACAAGAAGACACGCTGCGCGATACAAAAGGAAAGAACAAACAAGATCTACAAGCAGGAAACCCTAAGCTATGAACAGTAACCCCTAATCCAGAACCCAACCTCACGAGAGCATTCGCGGGAGAAAATTTGAGGGGCCGGAGAAGGATAGACGGAATAGAAGTACCGCGCGAGATAGGGAGGGGCGCGGAGAAGTTGATCGTACCGGAAGAAAGCAGCGGCTCCGTCGCCGCAGCAACCGCACGATTCCTCTGCGACGAGAGACGAGGAAAGCGAAGAGAGAGTGGGGAAGGTGGAGTTACGCCGTGCGGACAGTGCGGAACGGCTGCACAACTTGCAGTTATGATGCAAGAGACGCATACGGACGCCACCGGGCCACAATTAAATGGGCCGAAAAATACCAATTCATAACAAATCGGGCCCAGAAAAGCCCGACTGGGCCGTTACCTGGCATGTCAAACAAATAAGTACAGCCTCAAACAAAAAACAAAGGGCAGCGAAAAGGAAATACAAAGCATAAACGATAAGGAAGTACAGGATACAAGTACAAGTAAGTACAACTTTAATTTACAAGAATACAATTAATAAAATATATATAATAGATGACTGCATGACAAATAGAAGTACAGGCTTGAAAAAAAAAAGTACAAAAACTCATAATATTAAATTATAAAAAGAAATACATCAAATAGAATATCCCATGTAGGATAAAGTGAAGAAGCAGCAAGTACTGAATAAAAACTAATAGAAGTACAAGCTCACAACAAAAGAAAAGTACAAACTATGAATCTTGAATTCCAATAACAAAATTACAAAAGGGAAGTACGAGAGTATAGGCATAAGTAGTACAGAAGTAAGGGCTACGAAGTACAACTTATATATCTTGATCTGTAGTAACAAAATATATAATAGATTTTATTCAGTACTACTTATGTATGGGGGGGGGGAACCCCCCCCcaaccccccccccctcccccaccAGGAAGTACAAGAGTAGAGGAACAAAAGAAGTACATAAGTAAGAGCTACAAAAGTACACCCTATAAAATCTTGATCTGCAGTAACAAAAATATATATCAGATTTTATgtatggggggggggggttccCCCCACCCTCTCACAAGGAAGTACTAGAATAGAGGCACAAGAAGTACATAAGTAAGAGATACGAACTACGAAGTACAAACATATGAATCTTGatcttcaacaacaatcaagatGAACAACCCGGAAGTACAGTTATTGATGGACGGGAAGTACCGCAGTATAAAGAAAAGAAGTACAAGCTGTAAATTCTTGAGTTCCATAAGAATAATAAACATTTAGTTGCGTGAAAATGACAACAAACATGATATACTGTAACGAAAAATAAAAAAGTACATGTTTGTtcacaaataaaataaaatgaaattTATTAAGGATAAACTCGAATACCGGATTacattataaaactatataaaACTAAAGGAATATATTTCGGATAAATTCATAAGGAAAACTAATCAAACTACTTTAAGGTATTCACCAATCCCTGCCACGTTTCTTCTCGGAACATTTGTAAAGAGAAAAAAATCCTCTCTCGAAAACATCCAAACGCTTATACACCTCGTAGGTCACATATGCATCCCTCGCAGCATATAAAATATGTTCAGGTGGGAGAGGAGGCGCATTAGCCCACATGCTATGCTCCGTCGTACCAAAtccatctttcatcttcatgtaaAATGGATCTATAATGGCTGCAGAAACATCTTTCAGACCTTGAGTCCTCTTCTTGTTGTCCGGGTCTCTCCAAATCATCTGGATGTCCTTGATATTATGGATATAAAATTGAGAACGACCAAGAACATTACGATCTTCAGCAGTGCAGAATCCAGCGAATGTGTACCGGTACCCATATAGGAAATTATACAACTTCTCACTCCTTTCATCAGCATGGCAAACGTGGTACACCAAAACTTCAGTGCCCACACAAAGTTGGATGACAGCGGCCTTCTTCGGATTAATGCTGGATCCTCTAAGCCTGTCATACTCAACATCTATCCCCACAATCTTCCTTTCAGAAGCATCAAGGGTAGATTCAATTGAAGTAAGCCATGCCTCTACTCTGGATGCCGTGTTGGTGTACAACACATTCATCTCGGTTGTGCCATGGCAAGGGAGTTTGTATTCGTGGGAGAAGGGGGTTTTGGCCATTGGGAGACgatagaagaagaagaaagatctGATCAAGTTTATGGCTGCGCTCAATGAGAAAGGAACACTTATATAGGCGTGAACAGAAATAGAGAAAAACGTGCATAGAAGATAAACATTATCTGATAGAAGTATAGCTAGACCGCCCGAGAAGTACGGGCGCGGATACGAAGAAGATCACTATACAAACCACCAGCAAAGTTATCCATCCGCACAGCTAAcaaataaaaacacacaaaaaagcaATGGATAAGATACACCTTATATAGAAAAACATGTAAATCGCAACGGAAAACAAAGAAATAACAAACTACATAGAGCAGAAGTACAACCTCGCTACACTGAAAAGTTCAGTTTGCAACATAGATGATCGGTCGATTTGACGAACAGGTCGGAAAAAAAATCGAAACAAACAAACTATATATGAGTATATCTGGAATTAATAACGATATAACACCTACTATAACTCTATCAAAACAATAATTCACGAAAAAAATGATGAACTCATACCCACCCGCATGTTCCGACGGCAAACGGAACGCAAACCTGCCAACGGATTCGATCGCGAATTCCAGATCGACTTTTAGTAATTCAATGAGCATTATAGTATGAATTTGATGGCTAGAAACAAATCAATTTAACAGAAACACAAACAAAAAAGCGAAAATGACTAGAAATCGATGAACTGACAACGGCGGAACTGCTCTCCACGGGCAACTACCGAATCAGCGATTCTAGCAAAATTACAACCAGATTAAACATTTGATTCACTAATATATGCATACTGGTGCGAATGGAACTCGAATTCCATGTTAAAAACGACGATCCAGACGCCAATTTGGATTCGCGGAATAAGTACGCAACGGACATGCCGGCGGATCAATTCAATTCAAAAACTTGTTAAATCTTGTAAAAGTTGTAATGCGTGCGTGCGGATTGGTGTATACTAGCTAGAAAATACAATTACGACACTAGAAAACAACAAACAGATCGATTTCGGGACAGAAACATCGATTCCATGAAGAATACATAGAAGTACGAACGCACACTGCAAAAAAGTTCCCAGGCAGTACAAGCTCGTGTCCAGAGAAGTACGaatcggtgctcagaatattattctgcaactggttgcagaatagtgcaggtatatatatatatatatatatatatatatatatatatacatatatatatatatatatatatatatatatatatatatatatatatacacacacacatgcattttatcaatgacagatgaaaagataaagttgttaacctcgatgaagaagaaaaaatacAGTTAAGTGCGGcttgttttgtgtgaactcaagtggcacaacctcttaggcatttcatcgaacacctcttgtgcatgtgaagagagCAAAGCAACATACACCCCTTTTGATAAGAAGTGGAAAAatagctaagtgtggctcacacttgggcagagaCAAGGTTATATGTAGGCAGATGGGGACTTTGTCCCGGTTAAACCGGGACCAAAGACCTCAAACGGCGCGgaatgaaccgggaccaatgccccccattgaTCCCGTTTGCTTTAAAACGGTGACTACTGCTCCCAGGGGCTTTGGACAAAAGGCCCCTTCTCCACTAGTGCAATCAGGTATTTACATAACTTTTTTTTGCAGCCCAAGAATCAATTATCTCTTGGCTCACATGTAATCCATTAGAAATAGCATGTTCTGAGTTCGTATCCTACAGAAAACTTACACAATTCAATATATGACGCACAAAAATGGAGGAGTTTCCTTTTCATCGACGTAGCTGCGACTCCGACGGCTGTGCTCGTGGACCTGGTGTCTAACTACAACATAGCAAGCCGATGCCGGAGCGATGCCACCGACGTGGTGGGagagttagagcatctctagtataGGCGTTATAACGGCGTTCGCGCTAAAATAAGTGCTAGTATAGAGCCGTGCGCGTTCATTTTTTTCCTCCACTAGATGTGGTAAAATTGCGCGCTCTAAATTTTTTCACGCGTGGAGCATATTGCCTCTTTGTGCATCCCAAAATAGGCTATTCCAATCGAGCGAGCGCTATCTCTTTCTCGTGCAAAGAATGAACCGCCACGCTGAACTTTCCCCCGCGCTCTCGCTTCCCCACCGATTCTGCGCGGTCGCCAGTGTAATTCCGGCGATGGATGGCTCGTCTGCCTCTCCGTCGACCCGTCCCTACTTTTTCCCCGCCACAGACGGCGGCGCCGCGGTAGTTCCACCGTCGCCCATGGCAAACCCTAACGCCGGCGGCGCCACCGCCGACGTCCGCGCCCTCTTCGTGCCGCTACGGCCGAACGCGCAGCCCGGCTTCACGCCGCCTCCACCAGCGTCAACGCTTAAAGGAAAGGCTGGAGCTTTGAAGCGGCCCGCGGAGGCCGCCGCGCCAGGCGCCCGAGCGCCGGTGAAGAAGGCGCCGAAGGTCAACGCTTCTTGTCGCCCTGGCCGAACAGGTGGACCGGCATCTGCGAGCGCTCCACAGCAGCCAACATCGTCACCCTGTGCGCAATCGTTTTTCGGATTTGCTACGGCCACACACAACATGATCGACGAAATGGCTACAAGGTAAAACTTGTTCTTTGGTGACATACATTGCATACATTGTTTGTTGTTTGTGAAATGATGTGTTTATTCAATTGCTTGGCAATATAGTGTCAATTATGACtcattcatggcacaaatgaatgttgtctcttcctttgcacacTCCCATTTGGATGAAGAaaatgatgaggaagaagaggacgtTGGAGTGGATGAGCATGGCAAGGGTTTGATAGAAccgccgaaaggtagagcatccaACTACACCATTGAAGAGGATAGGTTGCTTTGCCAAATATGGTTGGCAATTGGCATCGATCCGGTGGTTGGCACGGACGAAACTAGAGATACTTATTGGGTGAGAATGAAGGAGTATTTCGATGCGCGCAACACAAGTGGCACAGAACGCACCGACCGTTCTCTTCGGTCTCGGTGGAGGATCATCAACACCGATTGCCGACAATGGTCGGGTGCATTGGCGGGGGTTGATTTAATCAACCCAAGTGGCACCAATGATGTGGATATGGTAAGTTGTTTGAGTGTGTGCACCAATGATGATGGCAAACTACTTGAAAGCTCAAAGTGAAGCGATGAGAGGCTTTGGAGGCACCGGAGGGTTTGGTGGCATGGGTGGCATGGGAGCAGCATCGGCAGGATTTGGAGGCATTGATGGGTATGGAGGCTACGGAGGCATGGGCGACATGGGTGGCATGGGAGACATGGGTGGTATGGGAGCACCACCGGAAGGGTTCATGGCCTCCTTGGTAGATCCATCACCTTCAACGGTTCATGCCAACACCGTCGTCCAAGACTCCGAAGAAGAGGAACAACAAAATGGCGGTAAGTGATGTGTTTTCTTTGTGTTTAAGTCACAATATGTTGAACTTGTCTTTTGTATTTGAACTATGTCAGTTGAACTATGTACATGTGTGTTGAACTATCTAGGTTGATATTTAGGCCAATTGATGttcttattttgatttatttgatcATTGGGATGTTCGGTCACATATTGCAAAACATGTCGCGTCGGCGCAGCGTGCTGTATTTTTGCGCGCCTACTGGGAGATTTTTCGCGCTGTATTTTGACACGGCACGCCGCGTTATAGCGCCTCTTCTGGGATGCTCTTAGGTTGGGGCGGTAGGATGCCCGTACTGCAGGGACTGGGTTCTAAGTGGGCGGACTGACAGAGGCTTTTGCCCTTTTGACACATGGTGCACACGACATATCAAGCCAGGTTGGCATATACACTTCCGTATTTACTCAAAACCCAGGTTGCCTCAGATGTCATATCACAAGGGTATGTTGAATGGTGATAATCAAACACAATATATCAAGCCATTGGAGTTTGTCATTGTTTCTTTGCACTATTCTGCATTCTAGGAAACATTGGAAAACTGAAACATGTGAAACACATGAAGGAAATCATTGAACTAAGCGCAAAAAGGGCACTCACAATAAGTGCCTCACCCAGCAAGAATCTCACTTTGTACTGTATAGAAGAATCCAAGTGTTATCAATCCAATGAGCAAATCTATATTGGATGATATCACTTCTTGGAACCATTGTCATTTGGGAAAGCGGTATCATGGTCACCAAAGAAATACCACCAGGAGCATCTACGATTGAAAGGCAAAATACCAAATCACTACAATCCTAAATCATATCCAGAACTTCACTCTATGTTTACTTCATGTACAAATGCCCTTCTCAAAACTGCCATCTGGAAGCATTTCATCTGTTAGCGCACTTCTCTCAAAATTCCCAGCCTCACATTCCTTGCAACTGGATCACATGCCTCTTCTATGGTACGACTGCAATAGAATGTAAATAATACTTAGAGCCAACATTCCTAGAGGGTAGagggaaagaaaagaaaagcttAAAGAATGGTTAGTACCTGAAGGTAAAACAAAACGTGGAAAAGACACGAAACGCCAAGGAAGAACATGACAGcaatccatgcttgaggagctaaCAGCACGTAACCATATAAGACAACCAAAATGGTAATGCCTGCATAGAAAACTTTCATGTATATGAGCTCAAAGTCACAATTAATTGCTATGCAACTCCCTACAAATTCCCACATTAGTCGACGAAATAGAAAAATATTAATCGTTGTCAGATTTACAATTTGATTGTTATGGGCAATGCTTGATGTAAGGCATATTACTTTGAGACTCTGATTGTCGCTCTCTATGTGGAAAAACTTATTCTCTCGGTATCCCTTTGGTCACGTTCTGCGGTATGAAGGCCTCATGGATTCATGGTGAGCTAAAGAGTACCATGTCTGACTTACTATCCATAGTATTGTTATTCAAAGTAGTAagcatattttattttattttctgcatGCAGTTTCTGTTGTGGTTTCTCGAAAGAAAGTGTTTTCTGTTGTATTTGTTTGCAGGTAGATTGCAGAGCTAATTTTCCCTATTTCTTATGTACTCTAGCCTCTAGGGGCAATTATCTCATTTTCAGTGATAAAAAATCATGAGGCATATAAGCAGGCGAGGTTATAGATATTCAAAGAGATCAAGTATGGATGATAACAGTCTCCAATTATATCTATATAGTTCTGGAAGAGTTTATATGAAGAAACACAAATTAAGATTATAAATTACAAATTTGGTAGATAACCATTTTAAGTGATTGTACTATGCTATTTTTGTatgctattttgtatttcagagGTTGATCATATTAATAAATTTTTGGTTTGCTGAAATGCTACTCCGAAATACACAGTGCTATGAGCCCAAACTAAATGTTTGGTATTCCGGTTTTCACAATAAGATTAAATATGAAAACCCCCATTATAAATGCACCCAATTTTGCATAGTTTTAAATTTACACACTTAATTTTCAGACATAGTATTCTGGAAAATAGGATTTCCGATTTTTCTGAACATGAGAAATTCATAAGTGAAACTATGAAGTGTTACTAGGTTAAACTGAATTAAACTTTTGCATTCAAATAAAGCTAGGGATAATCATAGCAGATCAAGGCCCACAAAAAACAGCCAGTGTGTGCGCATAAGGCTTGAAAATAAGTACACAAAGAGATCGATTCGTTTACCTAGTATTGCAAGGTGGCTAGATAGCCGTACATACTCCATCTGAAGTCTAGTCTCGGGGCACAGACTGGCAGCCACGCCAAGCGACACCAGGACCCACCAGGAAGAGAAAACAGCATTTATCCACCATAGTTCATTATCGGAGAAGTTGTCAGCGCTAAGAATCCCCTGCCTCCCCATGTAAGGTAGGAGGCCAAGGGACATGCCAAGCCCCAACGACTGCATCGCTGAGGTACCCCCCTATGGCATGTCAGAGTTACAATTAGTTTCCGTTTCGTTCCAAAAAGCTTACAAATTAAGACAATCTTTGAAAAATACATATATTCAGTTGAAGATATGAGGTTCACATCTGGAAATTGAACTTCGGTTAGCTTATTTTCTAGCAGAACCAAATTTAGCATGTTAACAAAATCTAAAAATCATACAGCTTCCAAAGTTCATAAAGAATGCAGAGAAAATACTTACTAGAGATCAGAAAATAGCATTTGTGTTCATAAGACATAACTGTGCTTAGTGTTTGTGGCGTGTGGGTATTTATTCGACCAGCAAAGATAGTAATGAACACGCTACTGAGCTACTTTAAAGATCACCCACGTTAGAGAAATAACCTGCATTGCAGGCATATGTTCTACTATTCGTCATTTCCTTTCTTCTTTTGGGTTGCAACAAATCTAAGGAAGAATTGGTAGAACACGATTCGACCTGCCTAGCAGTCCAATTTGATCACTCTTGCAAACTGAAAGATCAAAACATCTACTTGAACAAAAGAAACTTATCCAAATACGCAAACATTCTATAGACTATAGTGGATGGACATCAGTACATCACAGAGGAGCAGGAGTAGTGCACATTTGCACTGTATGTTGCCAATGTGGAACAGGAGCCATCAATTGCACTGCAGTAGTGAACCGTGGCACTGCAGTACTAGTGAGTCCCAGTAGTGAACCAAAGAAATGACCACCATAAGGTATACAAATTCAGAACCAGGCCGACTAACCGAGTAATGGTGGCCAGGCCAAGATTCTTGCCGACAAACACACAAACCATTTCTTTCAACAATCAGGCTAAGTGGCTACTTTCTTGCAGAAGAAAGAATGGGAGGATTTGCAGTTGATACGCCTAATTGCATTCTCTTGGAGATGAAAGAAAGTGAAGACAGGAAAGAAAGGCAAGACATGATACCTCGGCGAAAGATCGCACGGAGGAAGGCTGCACCCTGTAGGTGCAGAAGGCAGCAATCCGAGCCAGGAGGCCGTGATTCTGCTGGCGGGCGAATCCCATGGCGGCCCTGAGGTCGGCGGCCATCCGTGTCAACTCCTCGGATTGCCCCGCGAGGACGTAGGCGGCGTCCGCCAGGTCGGCGTTGACCTCACGAGCGGCGATGTACAGATCGGCCGCGCAGGCCACGAGCTCCGCTGCCGCCCGTGGCCTGGTGTAGACGTCGGCGACGGAGAGGGCGAGGACGGTCCGCTCCATGGAGTCCGCGGCCTCCGTGAGGCGTCCCGAGGCCGGATGGTCCACCTCCGCGGCCGCGGCGGCGGTCTGCCTGGCCAGGTCCACCAGCTCCCTAGCCCGTCCCGCTTTGTCGTACGCGAAGGCGAGGACCGCGGACGCTAGGAGGGACCTCTCGAGGTCGGCGTCGGCGTCCTCCATGGCTCCCGAGCGCGGAAGCTCTCCGCGGCGGGGCGAGTGGGGGAAGAGCGGGAGCCGGGAGGCGGTGGCTTCTTTGGCAATCTTGATGGGGGCTTGTTTCTGGGATCGCTGGAGAAAAAGAGGGGCCAGCGGGGGAATTGGGAGGTTTTATAGAGGGCATACGACTGGGGTATGGGGAGAGAGGTTGGGGCAGGCTCGCAGCTCGCTTGCTCGTGGCCTACCAATtcccgagcgccgccgccgtaTCCGAGCGCGGCCGAGCGCATCTTCCCTGCGTGCCTGCGTTTGCGCAGCCACGCCCGGGCAGTAACCCCGCGGCGAAGGAGCGGCACCGCAGGGACATGCTACGGCGCCTGGACGCTTTGCTGACGGCCAGACGGGGCGGCGCCGTCGCGCGGCGCTGTTCTTGCTGCCATTTGGGGAGGGGAAAGGAAAACCCAATCCGATGTTCGGCATCGGACCGTTGGGTTTGGCCGTGTGACAGAACTGCGTAGACCGTTTTGCCCTCAGCTGTCACTGCCACCGTTGCTATTCTTGGCCCAATGGAGCCAAAATGGATGTCTTTTTTGTAATTTTTCATAACTTTTTGTTCTTTAAACTGTTGTTGAGGATTATAAATAGAATACTGGATTTTTCGCAAAATATATTACTAAAATTTGGTTTCATTAGATTCATCGTATACTATATTTTTATATGTACTATCAATGGAATCTCTCCGTCAAGAAATACATGACCGTACACAGTGGCGGATGCAGGAAAAACTTGAGGGTGGGCACACTCCAATTTTTTTTTGCACTAACCCGTTCTACATAAAAATTGGCTACATAAATAATATTAATTGGCAATTGATTCAAAAAATATTGTGTGTTAATTCATACCTGATGTAGGTGAAGGAGCTCCTCAACGATGCATCCAACAAGGGGAGCAATGTCTGAGGACGTCGACATCCTTGTTAACGAGGTCGGTGCAGTGCTTTCATGCTGAGTTCACCATACGCCCAGTCATTGAAGCCTGCCAACCAAAGGCACAGTTGGCACACCTGCCTTGCAGCTTGCCGCCACATGAAGACCACCATGGAACCTCACACCATGATCGCAGCCACCATTCAAGACCACTGTTCATCCACGTCGTGCCGATGATTTTTATTGGACATGCAAACTATTTCTAACCACGTAAACATTTTTTAACCCGAGGAGCAACTTTTGGATCGGCCAATTATTTTGAACTAAGTAGACATTTTTTTAACCAGATCAACAATTTTTGGATCggtgaattattttattttgaacCGCGTGAACATTTTTTTGAATCCATGAATGTACTTTTTTTTTAACCATGCCATTTTCTCAAACCTTGTGATAAACAAGTGAACATAATTTTGAATGGATAAAATACCACTTTTCCGAAACCGTGATCACTTTTGAAACCTCTTGAAAAACAGAGAATAAGAAGACGAGAAATGGgagaaaaaacaaaaacaaaataaagacaaAATAACAAAGAGAAAAAGTtatcaaatttgaatgaaaaatGTTAGGTAGTGGATGTACCTAAAGTTCATGAACTataaatccaaaaaaaaaattgaaaagcttttaaaagaaaaaggaagttaaataagaaaagagaaagagaaatatAAGAGCAGGAAAAGAAGACCTGAAATGTCTTCTTATCATACTAACGAGAGATGTAGCTAAGCCGCAGCTAAAAGAAGAACTGGAATTAATTTCGATTGATTTTTGGATGCTCCAGAGGGCCATGTTTTCTTTTCTAGAGTCTGAATAGTTGCAGGTATAGGTTAAACTGCAGAATTTTAGGGTGGGCCACGGCCCACCGGCCCACCCTGGGGGTACGCCCATGACCGTACAATCTTAGTCAAAACTAGGAAAAAACACAAAGTTTGATCACGTATATGTAAaaatactagttgaatgcccgtgcgttgctacgaccCCTTTGATTTTATCGGCATACTTGTCGCACATACAAATTTCAAATGTGTGTAAATATATACATATATAGAAAAGATAGTTATAGATATTCATGCACCCGTGTTGAAAAATTGATGTTTGTGAAACCCCGAAGGAACTCTTCAATACAAATCAACTCCGGTAGCTAGCGGACACTAGTAAGAAAATCTCAGTGGTTGTCATGTATTATTTCCGTTCTTCATTCACCTCAGCCCCGGATCTTTTATATCTTTATTGTTGTTTATCCTTGATATTTTATCACTACAACTTTGTTTCGATATGGAGTACACTTATTATGGGATAAATGGATCATTTTTAACTTAAAAAACTTCATTATGTATCACGTTTTTGGAGACATTTAATATAGATCATGAAAGACATTACAACAACACAGGGGGGCTGCTAGCTTAAGGGCACCCTTGGGTAGGGAACATATCCCGACAGCTCATGTCGTTGACACTGCTATAAAGGAGGGGGGAAGGAAGAACCACCCCTGTCGCTACATTTCAGATTCCATCTGCCCATGTAAGCACTGCCTACTACGAGCTGCATCACCACACAACCCTCCTCGAAGCTCATCCTCCACAAGTCTGTAGCCACATATGGACTTGCCTCGAAGGTCCGTCGTCACCACATTGTCTCCATCTCTAGCCCACCCGCACCCTCACCCTCTAAGTTCATTGCTCATCAGAAGCTCTCTCTATGTTGTTGATGCCTTCTCTGTCATAGTTCCCTGGTGGCCGCCTTAGTTGCCAATTAGTGGGTAGTAACGGTGGTTGCCGAGGGGGAGAGGGCCATGGGCATACAGTAGAACATGAGAAGAGAAAAGGGGATTGGgagagtagaggaagaagaagagggaaggagagggagagagagaaagaTGGGGACCACGTGAGAGTTGATGTGTCACCGTCCATGGTCAGCTGGTAAATAGCCACCTCGATAACCTAGTGACACCACTCTTTGTGATCTGTATTTTCCGAACAGTAGTACAAGATCTGGTTGAGATATCATACTCCAATATTGAACGAGTAATTAATAGTTAAGCAGCTGAAATGATCTAACGTTGGCAGTAGTGGAGCAGCAAGAAAATCATCATTTCGTTGCCTTGAACAGAGCAACTAATGATTCAGTTAAGATATACAAAGATACAATTGCAGCCCAAACAATAAAAAGGAAGAAAATAAGGATAATTTCCCAGAGACCCTTCTTCAAGTGAGACTTACAGTTTTTACCAAAATAATACAAAACACGTCTTTCAAATTGTAGGATCAGCAAATTCACCTATGAATCCCCAAGGATTATTGCAATATTAGATATGAAAAAAAATGCAAA
Coding sequences within it:
- the LOC127345023 gene encoding uncharacterized protein, which gives rise to MEDADADLERSLLASAVLAFAYDKAGRARELVDLARQTAAAAAEVDHPASGRLTEAADSMERTVLALSVADVYTRPRAAAELVACAADLYIAAREVNADLADAAYVLAGQSEELTRMAADLRAAMGFARQQNHGLLARIAAFCTYRVQPSSVRSFAEGGTSAMQSLGLGMSLGLLPYMGRQGILSADNFSDNELWWINAVFSSWWVLVSLGVAASLCPETRLQMEYVRLSSHLAILGITILVVLYGYVLLAPQAWIAVMFFLGVSCLFHVLFYLQSYHRRGM